The Budorcas taxicolor isolate Tak-1 chromosome 2, Takin1.1, whole genome shotgun sequence nucleotide sequence TGCAGGGTGCTCTGAGTGGTAGCGGTGGACACAGCCCAGTCTAGTGGCCCCTGGGATGACACCCATCATCTCGTCCCTGGGGCCTCCTGGAAGGCTCTGATGCCAGTGGCCCTGGTCCAGTGCCCGAGGTGGGGGCCAGCCTTGGCTGAGAGTCATTCTCTCTGTGGCACCCACCCCCAGGGACGCCAAGGGGCAGTTGGAGGACAGCCGGGCTGGGGAGCTGGCCACCTACCTGCAGGAGAACCTGGAGGCCATGCAGCTGGCCAGCGAGCTGGCCCAGCAGGAGACGCATGGTGCCCTGGAGCTGGTGAGGCCgccgggcggggggcgggctCGCAGGGCCCCCCTTCCAGGCAGGCGGCACACTCAGCCCCGCTCCCCGCAGCTCCGAGAGAAGAGCCAGGCCCTGGAGGTGTCCGTGGCTGAGCTGGTCAGGCAGGTGAAGGACCTGAGTGACCACTTCCTGGCCCTGAGGTGGCGGCTGGACCTGCAGGAGCAGACGCTGAGCATGCGGCTGCAGGAGGCGAGTGTCCCAGACAGGAGGGGCCCCGCCTCCCCGGCAACTGGCCTCACGGCCCTGGGCCCAGAGCGCATGGGCTCCACAGAGTGGCCAGCACAGCAGCCTCCTCCTAGGggttctttgtcttctttttctaacagctttattgaggttcAGGGCACACACCAGTCCACCTTTTCAGAGTGTGAATTCCGTGGTTCTTTGTGCGTTCTGAGCTGTACAAGCACTACCATGGTCACTTCTAGAACCTTTCCTTCCCCTCTGAAGGAAACCCCATGTGTTCGCAGAcactcccagccccaggcaaGCACTGATCTGCTTCCTGTCTGTGGATCTGCCCGCTCTAGATGTTTCACATAAGTGGGACCGAACACTCTGTGGCCTCTGTGAGTGTCTCTCACTGAGCGTCGCGTGTCTGGGGTCCATCTGTGCTGTGCATCAGCACGTGTCTCCTTTTCTCGGCTGTGACATCTCACCATGGACGGACCACAGCTTATCCATCTGTCCGCTGATGGGCACTGAGCTGCTGCCCTTTTGAtgccctcagtccttctgtgaacacacgtgtgcacacgtgATCACCCTTTGGCGGTGGGGCAGGCGCCTGTTTTCAGTCCCTGTCTGCACAGGCTTGTGGGCCACTTGGGGCAGGGAGCCGGGCCCGCTGTGTGCCACGCCAGGCTGTGTCCAGTTAGCGTGGACCTGCTCAGACCTGAGGCGGGTGCCCCATGCCCTCTAGGAGCTCTGCTGTGTGTGGGTGACCGTGTCGGGTCTACCCACGTGTCCGTCTGTCCTCccgtcccccctccccctcccgctgGGCTCCGGCCCTCACTGGTGCCCCACCCAGACACAGAATGAGTGGGCGGTCGCAGAGCAGCGGTGGCGGGAAGGCCTGACGCGGTGTCGAGAGGAGGCAGAGGCGCACCTGCGGGAGGTGCAGGAGCAAGTGGACCAGCTGCCCCAGCAGGTGGGTGCGGGCTGGGCGGTCTCCCCTCCCGCTGTGCCTGCCCATAGCTGCCCGCCCACTCCACGTTTCAGATAGAGGCTGTCACCGACAAGTGCGTGCTTCACAAGAGCGACTCGGACTGCAAGATCTCTGCCGAGGCCACAGCCAGGTGAGGCCCGGCTCCAACAGGGCCAGCAGGGCCTTCGGGGcagggctgcccccacccccaaccagggCAGTCATCTTAGCACCACCTGCGGGCTCCCAGGCCTCCTGATGGTGGGCGTCTTCCCCAAGCCCCCGCCCCGTGGCTGCCCTGAGCCCTCCCCAGCTCCACCTGGcccaggtggggctggggccccaagCTTTGGGCTTGGGTCCTGCTGGGGGCTGTCACCTCCTGGGGACCCCCCGGTGCCCACCAGAGGGCCAGCAAGGCTGAGCGCCCCTGCCCTACCAAGGGCCTCCTCCCTCCGCCGCCCTGCATGCCCCCGCGGGCCCTCCCAGAGCCCGGCAGCCCCGCCTCTGTGCCCACAGAGAGCTGGCGGTCGAGGCCGTGAGGCAGGAGCTGGCTGCCCTGCTCTCCTCCGTGCAGCTGCTCAGAGAGGGCAACCCCGGGCGCAAGATCGCCGAGATCCAGGGCAAGCTGGCCACGGtacccagggcctggcacacttGGCGGGGGCAGGGGCCACGCAGACTTCCCCCAACCAGGGAGGCTCTGATCCAGGACACCGCCTGGCGGGTGGGGCAAGGCTCATGGAACCAGCCGTCCTGCTGCTGACTCTGCACACCTCGGCCTCTGAGAGTACCAGTGGGGGCTCCCGCATGGGCCCCCGGATGCTGGGGCGCATCCACGGTCACAGGGGAGAAAGCGGCCCTGAGAACTGCCGAGTCCCGCCTTGTCACTGGGTGATGCTCCCAGCTTCCACCCAGGGGCCTGGACCCTCTCGTGGGAGAGCCTTCTGCCCCGaatggctggggtggggctgccCCCCGGGGCTGCAGACTTTCTGTGTCCGTGGCCACGAATAGCGGGCCATGTTTAGTTTCAGAACCAAATGATGAAATTGGAAACCAGCATCCAGGACAACAAGACCATCCAGAATCTCAAGTTTAATACAGAAACCAAGCTGGTGAGAGGCGGCCCCCGTGCTGGCCGCTCCTACCCCCCCAGGCCTGCAGTGAGCCGCCTGTGCCTTCCTCTGTGCGGGGCCTGATGCCCCACTGCCCTTGCCACCCCCAGCCCGGCCACCCCTTACTCTCCTCTCTGCgcagctgtctgtctgtctgcgtGTCTGGCCCAAGCTGCGTTTCCCGGCAGATAAGGCCCGGGTTTGTCCAGAGGGAGATAATCCCCACTGGTGGGCCCCGTCTGGTCCGACTCCCTCGTCCACAGCGCGCGGAGGCAATGGCCACCCTGCAGGAGAGCGTGCTGCGCCTGTGGAGTGAGGAGGGCCCCTGGGCCCCGACGCTGAGCAGCAGGAGGGGCCCCATGTCCCTGGGGCGGCAGCAGCTCTTCGTCAAGGACGTGGCCCCCAACGACGTGGTCCCTGTGAATCACTGGGGCGTGTATCAGGCTGTGAGGTGGGCAGCAGGAGCCACCTTCCAGAGCGCCTGCAGGTCCGGGTTCGGGGGAGGCCGCAGGGCAGGGGATGGAGGTGGGCCCCGGGTGTGAGCAGTGTCTCGGGCAGGTGGCTACAGTGGAAGACGGCTCTCATGAACCTGGCAGCCCGGCAGACTCCCAGGAGCATGGCCTTGGAGAAGCCCCTTGGCCAGAAGCCCGCCTGCCGACTCTCGTCCCTGCCTGTTCCCCAGAAATAAATGTGCCCGCCCCATTCCTGTGAGAGTCCAGAGTTCCCTCCCGGGGCTGGGCAGGAGGCCCCAGGCAGAGAAAAGACCAAGAGGGTCTTTCTGAGCCTCCCAGAACCCGTTCCAGCCAGAGCCACCAAGCCCAGGCCCCACAGCTCCACAGGGCCTCCTGCCCACAGCACTGTGCCCCCCGGGCCTTCGCTCCACACCAAGATGGTGCCCCCTTCCTGCCCCACCAGAGAGCCCTTGGCCCAGTagctggccctgggctgctgtGGGCACTGCAAGGAGGGGCCACCCTGGGGCCAGCCGAGCGGGCAGTGCAGAGGGTGGCCCTACACCACTGGCTGGAAACTCGGGAGCTGGCCTGGGGGACATGGGACTCACCCACACCATGTGGACTTGAGCCCCCACCTCCAAGGGGCTGCAgctcctgccctgccctccctcctgtGGGAAGAACCCCTGGGCAGCTCCGGcccacccctgccctggcctGGGGAGCCTCCACCTGAGCTGGTCCAAGTCCTGGTGGCCACCGTGGCTGGGGGTCCCCTGGCTCCTTCCAGTTCGGCAGGAAGTTGAGTCCGGATGCCTGGAGCCCTTGGCTCACCCCCACTGACCCTCGAGTGATCACTAGGCCTCGGCCAGCTGCACCGCCTCCAGGCCCGGGGTCCCCGTGCCTAGCAGCTCGGACCCGGCCTCTGCTGACCAGCTGGCCAGCAGGTCGCTGAAGTCGGGTGTGCCGGGGTGCAGCAGGCCCAGGGGGCTGGGTGCCGGCTCCCTCCAGAAGGACGGGGGCAGCTTCCTCTGGGTCATTGGGGTGATGTGGCCATACTTGCGCTGCAGCCTGAGTCGCCGCCCACCCACCGCCTGGGGCCCCGAGCACTGCCGCAGCCCGTAGTCAAAGAGCTCGGCTAGGGGCCCCAGCAGTGGCGGCCCATCCCTGCCAAGGCCTGCCCCGCGCACCTGCCCCTCGGGGCACCCCGGGGAGCAGCCTCCTGGCTCGGTGGCCTCATGGTCTTCCAGGGGGGCGCTGCAGGCTGGGCGCACCAGGTC carries:
- the PERCC1 gene encoding protein PERCC1: MAAGVIRPLCDFRLPLPALRPFPPPALEPPDTSEEEEGEEEELEAEGPEGHSPTPHSPGWAPEVPPLDPSSPETPLQLLRFSELISGDIQRYFGRKDRGQDPDACDIYADGRPASSLARELSCADLVRPACSAPLEDHEATEPGGCSPGCPEGQVRGAGLGRDGPPLLGPLAELFDYGLRQCSGPQAVGGRRLRLQRKYGHITPMTQRKLPPSFWREPAPSPLGLLHPGTPDFSDLLASWSAEAGSELLGTGTPGLEAVQLAEA